In Salvelinus alpinus chromosome 20, SLU_Salpinus.1, whole genome shotgun sequence, a genomic segment contains:
- the LOC139546467 gene encoding sodium/myo-inositol cotransporter-like, with translation MGTGVMEAADITVVALYFILVLGIGFFAMWKSNRSTVSGYFLAGRSMTWVVIGASLFVSNIGSEHFIGLAGSGAASGFAVGAWEFNALLLLQLLGWVFIPVYIHSGVYTMPEYLSKRYGGNRLKVYFAALSVLLYIFTKISVDLYAGALFIQESLGWNLYLSIILLISMTAVLTVTGGLVAVMYTDTLQAVLMIGGALSLTIISLIKVGGLEGVRTKYMLAVPNVTAILASGNFTYSASCRIEPKPDSLRLLRGPLDEDIPWPGFLLGQTPASIWYWCADQVIVQRVLAAKNIAHAKGSTLMAGFLKVLPMFIIVIPGMISRILFADEIACIGPEHCLAVCGSKAGCSNIAYPRLVMSVMPMGLRGLMMAVMIAALMSDLDSIFNSGSTIFTLDIYQSARRSASQKELLLVGRLFVVFMVVISIAWIPVIIEMQGGQMYLYIQEVAGYLTPPIAALFLLGVFWKRCNERGAFWGGMTGFVLGTTRLILAFIYREPPCDQPDDRPFFITHVHYMYVAAGLFWVSGLVAVVVSLCTPPPDEEQIRTTTLWGLRNIGKLPPKDREEMYKLTDKSHVQLSGNGGLYKDLPPDICRARCLDGEDVTLLTPPNDHDPATPSAETTPGTTPATPAIQFDNGHAGLIHAEEGCCGEGGRGMRLLEWFCGFKEAAYNAHPKRTEEDERAVIEMLYEPPRTKLLLNCGLFLVCSLGIFLFVYFSL, from the coding sequence ATGGGTACTGGTGTCATGGAGGCAGCGGACATAACTGTGGTGGCTCTGTACTTCATCCTGGTGCTGGGCATCGGGTTCTTCGCCATGTGGAAGTCCAACCGCAGCACGGTGAGTGGATACTTCCTGGCGGGACGCTCCATGACATGGGTGGTGATCGGAGCGTCGCTGTTTGTCAGTAACATTGGCAGTGAACACTTCATAGGCCTGGCGGGGTCGGGAGCAGCCAGCGGCTTTGCTGTGGGAGCATGGGAGTTTAACGCTCTtctcctgctgcagctgctggGTTGGGTGTTCATACCTGTGTATATCCACTCTGGGGTGTACACCATGCCGGAGTACCTTTCCAAACGCTATGGAGGCAATAGGCTAAAGGTGTACTTTGCTGCCCTTTCTGTGCTGCTCTATATCTTCACCAAGATCTCTGTGGACTTATATGCCGGGGCGCTTTTCATCCAGGAGTCGTTGGGCTGGAACCTCTATCTGTCCATCATCCTGCTCATCAGTATGACCGCAGTGCTTACAGTCACCGGTGGCCTGGTCGCAGTCATGTACACGGACACCCTCCAGGCCGTGCTGATGATCGGTGGAGCTCTCAGTCTGACCATCATCAGCCTGATCAAGGTCGGCGGTCTTGAAGGGGTTCGGACCAAGTACATGCTAGCTGTCCCAAATGTAACAGCTATCCTGGCCAGTGGGAACTTCACCTACTCAGCTTCCTGCCGCATTGAGCCCAAGCCAGATTCCCTGCGGCTCCTCCGGGGTCCGCTGGACGAGGATATCCCCTGGCCTGGCTTCCTTCTGGGCCAAACCCCAGCCTCCATCTGGTACTGGTGTGCTGACCAGGTCATCGTCCAGAGGGTGCTGGCTGCTAAGAACATTGCCCATGCCAAGGGCTCCACgctgatggctggcttcctgaaGGTCCTACCCATGTTCATTATCGTTATCCCCGGGATGATCTCCCGGATCTTGTTTGCAGACGAGATAGCCTGCATTGGGCCAGAGCACTGCCTGGCCGTTTGCGGCTCTAAGGCGGGTTGCTCCAATATCGCGTATCCGCGGCTGGTCATGTCAGTGATGCCCATGGGACTGCGAGGGCTGATGATGGCTGTGATGATTGCAGCTCTCATGAGTGATCTGGACTCCATCTTTAACAGCGGTAGCACCATCTTCACCCTGGACATCTACCAGAGCGCAAGGCGTAGTGCATCCCAGAAAGAGCTACTGTTGGTGGGCCGGCTGTTCGTGGTGTTCATGGTGGTCATTAGTATCGCTTGGATCCCTGTCATCATCGAGATGCAGGGTGGCCAGATGTATCTCTACATACAGGAAGTAGCTGGATACCTGACCCCGCCCATCGCCGCCCTCTTCCTGCTGGGTGTGTTCTGGAAGCGTTGCAATGAAAGAGGTGCATTCTGGGGCGGTATGACCGGATTCGTGCTGGGTACCACCCGGCTGATTCTGGCATTTATTTATCGCGAGCCTCCCTGTGACCAGCCAGACGACAGGCCTTTCTTCATCACACATGTCCACTACATGTATGTGGCTGCTGGGCTGTTCTGGGTGTCTGGACTGGTGGCTGTGGTCGTCAGTCTCTGCACCCCTCCTCCGGATGAGGAGCAGATTCGCACCACCACATTATGGGGCCTGCGTAACATTGGAAAGCTTCCCCCCAAAGACCGTGAGGAGATGTACAAGCTGACGGATAAGAGCCACGTGCAGTTGAGTGGGAATGGAGGCCTCTATAAGGATCTGCCCCCAGACATCTGTAGAGCTAGGTGTCTAGATGGGGAGGACGTTACGTTGCTAACGCCACCTAATGACCATGACCCCGCGACCCCCAGCGCAGAGACAACCCCGGGAACAACTCCAGCAACGCCCGCCATCCAGTTTGATAATGGTCACGCAGGGCTCATTCATGCAGAGGAAGGCTGTTgtggggagggtgggaggggCATGCGTCTGTTGGAGTGGTTTTGTGGGTTTAAAGAAGCAGCATACAATGCCCATCCCAAAAGGACAGAAGAGGACGAGAGAGCCGTCATAGAGATGCTGTACGAGCCACCCAGAACCAAACTGCTGCTCAACTGTGGACTGTTTCTGGTCTGCTCGTTGGGAATATTCCTGTTTGTCTACTTCTCTCTATAG